A stretch of the Apteryx mantelli isolate bAptMan1 chromosome 3, bAptMan1.hap1, whole genome shotgun sequence genome encodes the following:
- the BPNT1 gene encoding 3'(2'),5'-bisphosphate nucleotidase 1 isoform X1, protein MREGSDGPREGPRYATTRFRRSAEAFGMAASPTLLMRVVASAYSVAEKAARIVRNVMATGDLGIVEKSGANDLQTKADRLVQMSICASLARKFPKATIIGEEELPPHDVAEELIEDGHCEEILKKTCPPQYTGIKEEELVIWIDPLDGTKEYTEGLLDHVTVLIGIAYGGKAIAGVINQPYYNYEAGADAVLGRTIWGVLGIGAFGFELTEAPAGKHIIVTTRSHSSTLVDDCISALNPDSVIRVGGAGNKIIQLIEGKASAYVFASPGCKKWDTCAPEAILHAVGGKITDIHGNSFHYNKEVKHMNSAGVLATLRNYDYYASRIPNTVKQSLVP, encoded by the exons caTTCGGTATGGCGGCTTCTCCAACTCTACTCATGCGAGTGGTGGCCTCTGCATATTCTGTTGCAGAAAAAGCTGCAAGAATTGTTAGAAATGTAATGGCTACAGGAGATCTGGGGATAGTGGAAAAg AGTGGAGCCAATGACTTACAGACCAAAGCTGATCGACTGGTACAAATGAGCATTTGTGCTTCCCTGGCACGGAAGTTCCCGAAAGCGACAATCATAGGAGAAGAG GAGCTGCCCCCTCATGATGTAGCTGAGGAATTGATTGAAGATGGCCACTGTgaagaaatactgaagaaaactTGTCCTCCTCAGTACACAGGAATTAAAGAGGAAGAG cttgtaaTATGGATTGATCCTCTGGATGGGACCAAAGAGTACACTGAAG GTCTCCTTGACCATGTAACAGTTCTTATTGGAATTGCTTATGGAGGCAAAGCAATAGCAGGAGTTATTAACCAGCCATACTACAACTATGAG GCAGGAGCTGATGCTGTACTGGGTAGGACAATCTGGGGAGTGCTGGGCATAGGTGCCTTTGGATTTGAGCTCACAGAAGCGCCTGCTGGGAAACACATCATTGTTACCACCCGTTCTCACAGCAGTACCCTGGTAGATGACTGCATTAGTGCCTTGAACCCAGACAGTGTCATCAGAGTAGGAGGAGCAGGAAACAAG ATCATCCAGCTTATAGAAGGCAAGGCATCTGCTTATGTATTTGCCAGTCCTGGGTGCAAGAAATGGGATACATGTGCACCTGAAGCTATTTTACATGCTGTGGGAG gcaaGATAACTGATATCCATGGAAATTCATTTCATTACAACAAGGAAGTGAAACACATGAATTCAGCTGGGGTTCTTGCCACTTTGAGGAACTATGATTATTATGCAAGTCGTATTCCTAACACTGTTAAACAATCTCTTGTGCCTTAA
- the BPNT1 gene encoding 3'(2'),5'-bisphosphate nucleotidase 1 isoform X2, which yields MAASPTLLMRVVASAYSVAEKAARIVRNVMATGDLGIVEKSGANDLQTKADRLVQMSICASLARKFPKATIIGEEELPPHDVAEELIEDGHCEEILKKTCPPQYTGIKEEELVIWIDPLDGTKEYTEGLLDHVTVLIGIAYGGKAIAGVINQPYYNYEAGADAVLGRTIWGVLGIGAFGFELTEAPAGKHIIVTTRSHSSTLVDDCISALNPDSVIRVGGAGNKIIQLIEGKASAYVFASPGCKKWDTCAPEAILHAVGGKITDIHGNSFHYNKEVKHMNSAGVLATLRNYDYYASRIPNTVKQSLVP from the exons ATGGCGGCTTCTCCAACTCTACTCATGCGAGTGGTGGCCTCTGCATATTCTGTTGCAGAAAAAGCTGCAAGAATTGTTAGAAATGTAATGGCTACAGGAGATCTGGGGATAGTGGAAAAg AGTGGAGCCAATGACTTACAGACCAAAGCTGATCGACTGGTACAAATGAGCATTTGTGCTTCCCTGGCACGGAAGTTCCCGAAAGCGACAATCATAGGAGAAGAG GAGCTGCCCCCTCATGATGTAGCTGAGGAATTGATTGAAGATGGCCACTGTgaagaaatactgaagaaaactTGTCCTCCTCAGTACACAGGAATTAAAGAGGAAGAG cttgtaaTATGGATTGATCCTCTGGATGGGACCAAAGAGTACACTGAAG GTCTCCTTGACCATGTAACAGTTCTTATTGGAATTGCTTATGGAGGCAAAGCAATAGCAGGAGTTATTAACCAGCCATACTACAACTATGAG GCAGGAGCTGATGCTGTACTGGGTAGGACAATCTGGGGAGTGCTGGGCATAGGTGCCTTTGGATTTGAGCTCACAGAAGCGCCTGCTGGGAAACACATCATTGTTACCACCCGTTCTCACAGCAGTACCCTGGTAGATGACTGCATTAGTGCCTTGAACCCAGACAGTGTCATCAGAGTAGGAGGAGCAGGAAACAAG ATCATCCAGCTTATAGAAGGCAAGGCATCTGCTTATGTATTTGCCAGTCCTGGGTGCAAGAAATGGGATACATGTGCACCTGAAGCTATTTTACATGCTGTGGGAG gcaaGATAACTGATATCCATGGAAATTCATTTCATTACAACAAGGAAGTGAAACACATGAATTCAGCTGGGGTTCTTGCCACTTTGAGGAACTATGATTATTATGCAAGTCGTATTCCTAACACTGTTAAACAATCTCTTGTGCCTTAA